In bacterium, the genomic stretch GCATGCCGGAAAGAATCATCGCAATCGGGTTCACCTTGTTCTGACCTTTATACTTCGGCGCGCTGCCATGCGTCGGTTCAAAGAGAGCAACCGTGTCACCAATATTCGCACCGGGAGCCACTCCCAGCCCGCCCACCAGACCTGCACACAGGTCTGAGAGAATATCGCCGTAGAGGTTAGGCAGGCAAATTACATCATAAAGCTCGGGCTTCTGAACAAGCTGCATGCACATATTGTCTACCAGGCGCTCATTATACACGATCCCGGCGCCTTTGCCTGCGCAGTCGGCCAGAGTCGGATCACCCTGTTCAGGCTCAAGATCGCTCCACTCAAATTTGGCGCCGTATGCTTTGGCAACCTCACGAGCGACCTTATAGAATAGACCGTCGGTGAACTTCATGATATTCGCCTTGGCCACGGCCGTGACGCTTTTGCGGCCATTTGCGATGGCATAGTCGAACGCCAGCTTGACGATCCGTCGTGTGCCGGTGACCGATATCGGCTTGATCGAGATAGCAGAATCCTCACGAATCTTGCCGCCGGACATTTTTATGACCTGGTTGGCTTCATCTGAACCCAAGTCCCACTCAACGCCAGCATATAGATCCTCGGTGTTCTCACGCACGATAACCAGGTCGACATCCTGATACTTGGACCTTATGCCGGGATAGAACTTGCAGGGACGGACGCACGCATAAAGGTCTAGCTCCTTGCGCAGCGCGACATTCACGCTGCGAAATCCCTTGCCGATGGGAGTGGTAATCGGTCCCTTGAGCGCGACTTTGTTTGTCCTGATGCTCTCGATGACCTCTGACGGCAGCGGTGTGCCATACTTGTCCATGACATCCACACCGGCATCCTTGACATCCCATTCTATATCGACCCCGGTTGCTTCGATGACCCTGCGAGTCGCTTCAGTGATCTCGGGTCCGGTGCCGTCGCCGGGGATTAGAGTGATCTTATACGCCAACTGACTGTCCTCCAACATATTGTTTCAAACAAACTGTACCACGGAGGCAGGCAGAGTGTCAAACGCGGGTTTGATGGTTTGAGAGTGTGATAGTGTGAGAGTCCGACGGTTCTAGACTTTCAGGAGGAATACTGCGACCATAAGGATGGCAAAGACTATCCGATAGACAACAAATGCTGTCAGAGAATTTTTGCGAAGGAAGCTGATGAGGAAATGTATCGCAATATAACCGAAAACGGCTGCGCTTGCAAACCCCCAGCCGAATGCTGCCCATTCTTGAGAAGGCATACCAGTGTGCAAGACTTTTTTGAGCGCCATCATGCCTGCGCCAAAGACAATGGGGGTCGAAAGTAGAAAGCTGAACCTGGCGGATGCTGAACGGTCGAGATTCCTGAACAGCCCGGCTGTGATCGTGATTCCAGACCTCGATACGCCCGGCAGCAGCGCCATTGCCTGCGCAATGCCGATTATGATATAGTCCACATATGTCATGTGAGCAATATCACGCTGCTTTTTGCCGAGACGATCAGCCAGAAGCATTATCAGACCGAATATGGCCATAGCAGGCGCAACAATATACCACACGCTGAGCTTGGCCTCGATCAGATCATCCCACAAATATCCCACTATTGCTGCAGGCACACAAGCCACAATTATTGGAACAAACAGGCGGCCGCTTACACCAGCGGAATCGTCCTTGTCATACACCTTGCCCTTGAATATGTGAGAGAAAAAGCTCGAAAGAATCGATATCCAGTCGCGCCAGTAATATACAACCAGAGCGAGAAGAGTGCCCAGGTGGGCTGCTACGTCGAATGCCTTGCCCTGGTAGTTCCAATGGAGCAGATATGGGATCGCTATAAGGTGTCCCGAACTGCTGACGGGGATGAACTCAGTGAGGCCTTGGACGGCTCCCAATATAATGGCTTGCCATGCAGATAACAATATTCCACTCCAAATTTATACCGCGGCGAGATCGCCGGATTCATCTTCAATATCCAACAGGGGCACTTTGCCATGTGGACGGATGTAGTAGAGCCGGATCAGCTCTCGTATGATTGCCGCAACCGGAGCAGCAAGAAACATTCCGATCAGACCGCAAAACTCTGCGCCGACCAGGAGCACAATTATCACCACCGCAGGGTGAAGCCTGAGACGGTCACCGATCAACTTGGGCATAATAAACTTGCTCTCGGCAAAGTGCATCACTATAACAAATATCAGCAAATACATCGGCACGGCGAGGCCGTGGAAGTTCAAAAGTCCTACCAGCACGATAGGAATGCCGCTCACGACCGGGCCTATCACCGGAATTGCACGGGTAATAGCTGCAAAAAGAGCAAGCACTATCACATAAGGAACATTGAGTATCCCCAGAAAGATTCCCGTCAGCACACCGGCAATCACACACAGGATTATCTGACCAACGACATAACTCTGCAAAATCATACCGATCTCATGGCCGATCCTGATCGCCTCACGGCGGCGGCGCCTCGGCACCAGACCATACATCTCACGGGTGAGCGTTCTGTGATCGAGCACGAAATAAAACGCCAGCACAGGGATCAGTATAAGCTCAAGCGCCAGACCGATCCACGACTTCGTGACAGTGAGCAGCCTCTGGATATATACACCGAATGTCTTGGTGAATCCTGAATAGTCCAGGTTGCCGATAAGATTCTTGAAATCGTAGGGAACTGCCTTTGCATACCATCTCTCGAAGCTGCCCGCAAAACCACTCAACTGGTCCGCATACTCCCCAAAACTGCTCGTGAACCTGGAAAGCTCATCGTTAAACGGAGTGGTGATAATCGCAACCGTGGCAGAGGCAAGCGCAAGAAATGCAACGAACACGACTATAGTGGCTATGAGCCTCTGAGTCTTTGGATGAAGCCGCAGCACACGCTTCCTGCACAACCAGTCCACAAGTGGCAAAAGCGCATATGCAAGCAGGATCGCCACCAGCACAGATATGAGTATCGTTCGGACACGATAGAGCACATATGCAGAGGCCACAATGATGACCAGCCGAACCAGCAGTCCCCAGATAACTTTGATCGAATTTTCAACTCCGCTTGCCATCAGAGATTGTATCGGGAGCAGATTATCTCCCAAATCCTTTCCGACGCGCATCCATCGCCATACGGATTCTTTACCTGTGCCATCATATCATATGCCGCCTGATTATGCAGCAGGTTTTCAGCCTCATTAACAATTACCTGTGTGTTGGTCCCGACAAGTTTCGCGCTGCCGGCCGTAACACCTTCAGGCCGCTCGGTAGTCTTTCTGAGCACCAGCACAGGCTTACCCAGAGATGGAGCCTCTTCCTGCACCCCACCGGAGTCGGTGAGCACCAGATGCGCCGACTTGATGAGATGAACAAACGGCACATAGTCCGGCGGCTCCATGAGTATTACGCGATCCGTGCCCTCCAGTTCCGGGAAAACCACATCGCGGACTATCGGGTTTTTATGCACCGGAAACACTACATGCACATCGGGATTCTGAGCGATTATCTGCTTTATAGCTGCGCAGATGTCCTTCATCGGCTCGCCCCAGTTCTCCCGGCGGTGAGCCGTAAGCAATATCATCCTGCCCGATTCAGCCGCCGCACGCAGAGCCGGATCATCGAACTCATGCGGCTGAGAAGCTATCGCCAGCAGAGCATCTATCACGGTGTTACCGGTGACATATATATCATCGGCACACGCGCCCTCGCGCAGGAGATTATCCTTTGCGACATCAGTCGGAGCAAAATGCAGATCGGTTATCACACCCGCAAGACGTCTGTTTATCTCCTCGGGAAACGGATCATATTTGTTATCAGTCCGAAGACCCGCCTCGACATGGCCAAATCGGACTTTGTTATAGAACGCAGCCAGGCTGGCAACGAATGTGGTCGTGGTATCACCCTGGGCAAGCACCAGGTCGGGCTTCACTTTTTGGATCACATCGTCCAGGCCCTCAAGAGCACGGGTGGTTATCTGAGCCAGACTTTGTCGTGCGGTCATTATATGAAGATCGAAGTCGGGTGTCAGATTGAACGCATGCAGCACCTGTTCGAGCATCTCGCGGTGCTGGCCTGTGACGGCCAATATAAGCTCGGCCTGGCGCAAATGCCGCTTGATCTCCAGCACGACCGGAGCCATCTTTACCGTGTCCGGCCTTGTGCCGCATACTGCTAGAATTCTCATTGCCTCACCTTAAGCGTTTGCGATCTGAAATCGCAAGAGTTCTATTTCGGGCGCGATCGGATATCGCACCCGAACATAGTTTATGGCTTTCCACTTTCAGCTTTCCACTTCTCTCATCTGGCATAGAAAAAAAGCGTATACGCCGCAGCGCAGAAGACTATTGTGAGGCCATAGATGAGCCACACAACCTGCCTGTGCGAGAATCCTTTGTTCATCAGTCTGTGATGTAGGTGGCTGGTGTCGGCCTCATGTATCTTCTTGCCGGTGGCGATTCGTCGTATGACCACAAATGTGGTATCGAACAAAGGCACGCCCAGCACCAGCACGGGCGCTGCCACCGCCACAAATGCGGCTATCTTGAACGCACCGGCTATAGAGATACCGGCAAGCATAAACCCCAAAAATTGAGCGCCTATTGTGCCCATGAATATCTTTGCGGGGGGATAGTTATATCTTAAAAAGCCTATTGTGCCGCCAAGCAGGGCTGCAGCCATCACTGCTGATATCTCGAACCGCTCGCCCGAACGCAGCGCCATAAGCATCAGTGTGGCAGCCGCGATGCCCGATATGCCTGCCGCAAGACCGTCGAGACCGTCCATGCAGTCCACTGCCTTGGTCACCATAAGGACCCAGATCAGTGTCAGGGGAATACCTACCCAGCCCAGCCACATCAGGTGACCACCCTGGAAAGGATTGGTGACATGCTGTATCTTCACGCCGAAGAGGACAAGAATAGTGCCACTTATGAGGATGCTCAGAGCCTGGAACCAGCCTGGAAGCTCGTATTTGTCGTCAATGACACCGATAATCGCTACGTATGTGGCTCCGACGAGGATGCCTATCGTCTGCATATCGAAACGCAGCCTCGGGCTCAGGATTACGACAATAATTACCGCAATAATGAACCCCGCATACATTGCAATGCCGCCCATCAGCGGTGTCACCCGCGAATGAACACGCCTGCCACCAGGCTGAGCCACCACATTCAGGCGCATAGCAAGCATTCTGACCTGCGGGGTCATCAACAAGGCCACGACAAAACTTATCAGCACAGCCAATAAAGCTGAGTTCATAGAAATCCTTTTCTGGGTGACAGGTGCCGGGTATCAGGTGCCAGAATTAGGTTTCCCTTCCCAATATACCCGGCACCCGACACCTATTCCTGATATATCGGAAAGCCGCTGGTGAGCGCCTTGACCTCTGCGGCAATCCGGTCACGCACGGCTATATCTTCAGGCGAGTCGGTCATGTGCTTCAGACACTTAACAATCATCTCGCCGATCTTTATCATCTCAGGCTCTTTCATGCCGCGTGTGGTGACGCATGGAGTACCGATGCGAACACCGCTGGTGACCCTGGGCTTCTCTTTGTCGAACGGGATCATGTTCTTGTTGCACACGATACCGACCTTGTCCAATGCTTCCTGCGCAGCCTTGCCCGTGAGGCCGAGACCAGTCAAGTCTACGAGCATGAGGTGGTTATCGGTTCCCCCGCTCACCAGTCGCATTCCACCAGATTCGAGAGTCTTGGCAAGCACTGCCGCATTGAGTTTGATCTGCTTCTGATAATCCTTGAATGACGGCTGCAATGCCTCATGCAAACACACTGCCTTGGCGGCAATCACATGCTCCAGTGGGCCGCCCTGCAGACCCGGAAAAACTGCCTTGTCTACAGCCTTGGCATGCTCCTGCTTGCACAAAATCATGCCTGCGCGCGGACCGCGAAGGGTCTTGTGTGTGGTGAAAGTGACTATGTCGCAATATGGCACAGGCGACGGGTGCTCGCCCGCCGCGACTAGACCTGCTATATGAGCGATGTCGGCCATGAGGATTGCGCCGACACTGTCGGCTATCTTCCTGAACTCCACCCAGTCCCAGTACCGTGGATAGACGGTTGCACCGGTCACGATCATCTTCGGACGGCATTCCTCGGCCAGCTTGCGGATGGTATCGTAGTTGAGCATCTCGGTCTCGGCATCGACACCGTAATAGCATGGGTTATACAGAATACCCGAGAAATTGACGTGACTGCCGTGCGTGAGGTGGCCGCCGTGAGAGAGTTCCATCGACAAATAATTGTCGCCCGGCTTCATGAACGCAAAATATGCCGCCTGATTTGCCTGTGAACCAGAGTGCGGCTGAACATTGGCATGATCGGCGCCGAACAGCTCTTTTGCACGCTCGATGGCAAGCGTCTCGACGCGGTCTACATTCTCGCAGCCGCCGTAATAGCGGTTGCCGGAATAACCCTCGGCGTATTTGTTGGTAAGGACCGAACCCTGCGCCTCCAATACCGCTTTGCTGGCATAATTCTCTGATGCGATAAGCAAAATCTTGCTGTTCTGGCGCTTTATCTCATCATTGATGATCCCCGCAACTTCAGGATCGACCTGGTTCAACGGCGCATTGATATCACTCATCAATTTATCACTTGCTACCACCACTGAAAGCCTCCTATTACCTGTGCCCTGTTACATGTACCTAGCACTCGTCTAGTGCATTTATCTTATCAACGCGCCGCTCATGACGCGACCCATACTCAAACGGCGTCTCAAGAAAACTCTTCACTATATCCAGCGCAAGACCCGCACCTACGACTCTCGCTCCAACGGCTATGATGTTGGCATTGTTGTGCTCACGGCTCATCCTTGCCGAAAATGTGTCCGAACACACAGTCGCCCTTATTCCCTTCACCTTGTTGGCTGCGATGGATATCCCGATTCCCGTGCCACACACAAGGATACCCCTTTCAAATCGGCCTGAAGAGATTGCCTCGGCGACCTCACGCGCTATGTCAGGATAGTCGACCGATTCGAGTGAGAATGTGCCGAAGTCTTGTATCTGATAACCATCGGCTCTCAGGTCCTCGATCAGGCTCTCCTTGAGGTAATAACCTGCGTGATCCGACCCGATTGCGATGGGTGTGTTTTTGGTGTCCATAGACTCGTCCCCCAGGGCATATTATAAACCCCGACAGGGAGGATTGTAAAGATGAATGGGCGGCTGGAAACTGTTCTGTTTGAAGGTAAAAAATAAGGCTCGGCAGGAGGGACGCCCTCCCGGTCGACGCGTCATTGGGAGATAAAGCTCAGTGCAGACTGGAAATTTACTAAGCAATTTACGGTCAGTAAATTGCACGAGTTTATGTGGTTATACTGGTGTGAAAAACTATAGTGGTATGCAAGCGACCAACCGTGATTTACTTAGAATATCAGTGGTAGTATCTGCCCTGAGGATCGCCGGGTAGGTTTCCGATGTCGAGCTGCCTTAATGTGGATATGCCCGCTGCACTCAGACGAAAACCACGCTGAACAAGCGCAGATTCTGGATCGAGCGCCAGTTTTGTCCTGAATATGGCATCCTCAACAGCCAGGGTGAGTATCTGCTTGAGCTGATAGCTGTCGAGCGCGGCTATGGCTTCGCGGGCATCATCGGCAAGGCCGCCGTCCGGCTCCATCTCCAGAGCAAGCAGAAATGATGACATTGCACGCGCTATCTCGCCCTTCTGTTGGAGCAAAACAGCCTTTTTGAAATGGTGCGCTGCATCAGTGGGAGCAAGATGGATCAGCTCGTCGGTGACCTTTAAGGCGCTGTCGAGCCTGCCCTGCTGCAAATATGCTATGCCGAGTATGTCGCGCGCAATAAGGTTGCGGGGATGGCTCTCGAGAAGCCTGTTGCTGATCGCTATCGCCTCATCATAACGGCCCATCTCCAGAAGAGTGCGCAAAAGCTGCTGCTGGAGGTCGCCGTCCTTGGGATTGAGTTCGATTGCCGCACGCATTGCCTCTATTGCCGGTCCTATACGATTCTGCGCCCGATATATATTTGCAAGCTGGATGCTGAACTTTGGGTCGCCCGGACAAAGCGCTATCGCCTCCTTTATGTTGGCGATGGCCTCGTCATACATACCCTGCTCGGCCAATGAGCTTGCACGCTTCACCAGACTCGATAGCCTGGTGGTGCCCGTTTTGACCCGGCCATGACCGGTTGTGCTGTCCGTATCTCCCATAATCCTTTTGTCCATACACAATACACTTCCACATAATCACTTAACCGGATCGCCCTCTTTTCCTGCCAAAACAGTGAAAATCAGGTATTATCACCAGTATATGAAATTGGAGGCCGCGGGCCTTACTCCGCCGATTGGCAGAATAACGCCTGCAGCCTCGATGTGTGGGAACGACGACTCAACCGTCAAGGGCGCTTATGCTGGTAACACGCTCTAATGAAACATCCTCGATATCGCCTATCAAGTACGCCCCGTAGAGCGGAACAAAGGCGACATCGTGGATATGTAAATCTCTTGTGACTTCATCGCCATGCCTGTCGCGGAAAGTGACCGCGCAGTGGCGTCCTAAATATTGCTTTGCGTCCGGTATTCTCATCTGCAGCCTCCTCAGGTGCTCTCCCTTCATCCATGACCGTATTCGCCCGGGATACTTTTGGCTGATCCCGAACGTCACCAAGGATAATGACCGAGCCGCCAGATGGATTGCCGTTGAACAAAATCCGCGCGCCCCGCATCCGGCCCATCGGTGTCGCCTGAGGACCGGCTGCAAATACATGGCCGCAGCCCCTGATCACTGACAATGCTATCTCGGCAGCCCGGCTGACCGCCGTGTCGCGCGATATACGCGCTCGTTGACTGTCAGTATGGTTATGCCGTGCGTAGAACATTGGATGTGCTGTATGGATTACCTGTTTAGTGGTTTTAGTTGAGAGTCCAGAGGAGGCCGGCTGAAGATTACCGGCTTGGAACATATTTTCATCAATACTTCAGATTGTTTTGCAATATCGATATTTGTTGGCTATAATACGGCTGAGTGCTAATCATATTTATTACTGAGAGCCGAGCAGTTTCAGGTTCTCCTCGATTGCAGGAGAATATAGTGGGCAACGTT encodes the following:
- a CDS encoding isocitrate/isopropylmalate dehydrogenase family protein, translated to MAYKITLIPGDGTGPEITEATRRVIEATGVDIEWDVKDAGVDVMDKYGTPLPSEVIESIRTNKVALKGPITTPIGKGFRSVNVALRKELDLYACVRPCKFYPGIRSKYQDVDLVIVRENTEDLYAGVEWDLGSDEANQVIKMSGGKIREDSAISIKPISVTGTRRIVKLAFDYAIANGRKSVTAVAKANIMKFTDGLFYKVAREVAKAYGAKFEWSDLEPEQGDPTLADCAGKGAGIVYNERLVDNMCMQLVQKPELYDVICLPNLYGDILSDLCAGLVGGLGVAPGANIGDTVALFEPTHGSAPKYKGQNKVNPIAMILSGMLMLRHIGENDAADRLEASVAKVVAEGKDVTYDMKPDRNDPSAVGTSQVADAIIRELA
- a CDS encoding undecaprenyl/decaprenyl-phosphate alpha-N-acetylglucosaminyl 1-phosphate transferase, giving the protein MNSALLAVLISFVVALLMTPQVRMLAMRLNVVAQPGGRRVHSRVTPLMGGIAMYAGFIIAVIIVVILSPRLRFDMQTIGILVGATYVAIIGVIDDKYELPGWFQALSILISGTILVLFGVKIQHVTNPFQGGHLMWLGWVGIPLTLIWVLMVTKAVDCMDGLDGLAAGISGIAAATLMLMALRSGERFEISAVMAAALLGGTIGFLRYNYPPAKIFMGTIGAQFLGFMLAGISIAGAFKIAAFVAVAAPVLVLGVPLFDTTFVVIRRIATGKKIHEADTSHLHHRLMNKGFSHRQVVWLIYGLTIVFCAAAYTLFFYAR
- a CDS encoding serine hydroxymethyltransferase, translated to MSDINAPLNQVDPEVAGIINDEIKRQNSKILLIASENYASKAVLEAQGSVLTNKYAEGYSGNRYYGGCENVDRVETLAIERAKELFGADHANVQPHSGSQANQAAYFAFMKPGDNYLSMELSHGGHLTHGSHVNFSGILYNPCYYGVDAETEMLNYDTIRKLAEECRPKMIVTGATVYPRYWDWVEFRKIADSVGAILMADIAHIAGLVAAGEHPSPVPYCDIVTFTTHKTLRGPRAGMILCKQEHAKAVDKAVFPGLQGGPLEHVIAAKAVCLHEALQPSFKDYQKQIKLNAAVLAKTLESGGMRLVSGGTDNHLMLVDLTGLGLTGKAAQEALDKVGIVCNKNMIPFDKEKPRVTSGVRIGTPCVTTRGMKEPEMIKIGEMIVKCLKHMTDSPEDIAVRDRIAAEVKALTSGFPIYQE
- the rpiB gene encoding ribose 5-phosphate isomerase B, with product MDTKNTPIAIGSDHAGYYLKESLIEDLRADGYQIQDFGTFSLESVDYPDIAREVAEAISSGRFERGILVCGTGIGISIAANKVKGIRATVCSDTFSARMSREHNNANIIAVGARVVGAGLALDIVKSFLETPFEYGSRHERRVDKINALDEC
- the wecB gene encoding UDP-N-acetylglucosamine 2-epimerase (non-hydrolyzing) — encoded protein: MRILAVCGTRPDTVKMAPVVLEIKRHLRQAELILAVTGQHREMLEQVLHAFNLTPDFDLHIMTARQSLAQITTRALEGLDDVIQKVKPDLVLAQGDTTTTFVASLAAFYNKVRFGHVEAGLRTDNKYDPFPEEINRRLAGVITDLHFAPTDVAKDNLLREGACADDIYVTGNTVIDALLAIASQPHEFDDPALRAAAESGRMILLTAHRRENWGEPMKDICAAIKQIIAQNPDVHVVFPVHKNPIVRDVVFPELEGTDRVILMEPPDYVPFVHLIKSAHLVLTDSGGVQEEAPSLGKPVLVLRKTTERPEGVTAGSAKLVGTNTQVIVNEAENLLHNQAAYDMMAQVKNPYGDGCASERIWEIICSRYNL
- a CDS encoding tetratricopeptide repeat protein; protein product: MDKRIMGDTDSTTGHGRVKTGTTRLSSLVKRASSLAEQGMYDEAIANIKEAIALCPGDPKFSIQLANIYRAQNRIGPAIEAMRAAIELNPKDGDLQQQLLRTLLEMGRYDEAIAISNRLLESHPRNLIARDILGIAYLQQGRLDSALKVTDELIHLAPTDAAHHFKKAVLLQQKGEIARAMSSFLLALEMEPDGGLADDAREAIAALDSYQLKQILTLAVEDAIFRTKLALDPESALVQRGFRLSAAGISTLRQLDIGNLPGDPQGRYYH
- a CDS encoding AI-2E family transporter, coding for MRVGKDLGDNLLPIQSLMASGVENSIKVIWGLLVRLVIIVASAYVLYRVRTILISVLVAILLAYALLPLVDWLCRKRVLRLHPKTQRLIATIVVFVAFLALASATVAIITTPFNDELSRFTSSFGEYADQLSGFAGSFERWYAKAVPYDFKNLIGNLDYSGFTKTFGVYIQRLLTVTKSWIGLALELILIPVLAFYFVLDHRTLTREMYGLVPRRRRREAIRIGHEIGMILQSYVVGQIILCVIAGVLTGIFLGILNVPYVIVLALFAAITRAIPVIGPVVSGIPIVLVGLLNFHGLAVPMYLLIFVIVMHFAESKFIMPKLIGDRLRLHPAVVIIVLLVGAEFCGLIGMFLAAPVAAIIRELIRLYYIRPHGKVPLLDIEDESGDLAAV
- the uppP gene encoding undecaprenyl-diphosphatase UppP — encoded protein: MLSAWQAIILGAVQGLTEFIPVSSSGHLIAIPYLLHWNYQGKAFDVAAHLGTLLALVVYYWRDWISILSSFFSHIFKGKVYDKDDSAGVSGRLFVPIIVACVPAAIVGYLWDDLIEAKLSVWYIVAPAMAIFGLIMLLADRLGKKQRDIAHMTYVDYIIIGIAQAMALLPGVSRSGITITAGLFRNLDRSASARFSFLLSTPIVFGAGMMALKKVLHTGMPSQEWAAFGWGFASAAVFGYIAIHFLISFLRKNSLTAFVVYRIVFAILMVAVFLLKV